Proteins encoded in a region of the Pigmentiphaga litoralis genome:
- a CDS encoding ABC transporter ATP-binding protein — MSLFQAQGLVKRFGGLTATDHVDLDVGLNEVHALIGPNGAGKSTLVNLISGLLPVDAGRLELDGVDLTRLRSNQRVKAGLSRCFQVTSIFRDASVRDNLLLAAQAHSGTSFRFMGNREHDHQLLDTAMALAERVGLQHEFDHIAGALPHGGQRKLDVALALAARPKLLLLDEPMAGMGQDESARMIELIRSLRTDMAILLIEHDMDAVFQLADRVTVLVYGKVLTSGTAAAIKSNPEVQRVYLGTETHA; from the coding sequence ATGAGCCTTTTCCAAGCACAGGGCCTGGTCAAACGGTTTGGCGGTCTGACGGCTACCGATCACGTCGATCTCGACGTCGGCCTGAACGAAGTCCACGCGCTTATCGGTCCGAACGGCGCCGGCAAGTCGACGCTGGTCAACCTGATCTCAGGCCTGCTGCCGGTCGATGCGGGCCGCCTGGAGCTGGACGGCGTGGATCTGACGCGCCTGCGTTCCAATCAGCGCGTCAAGGCTGGCCTGTCGCGCTGCTTTCAGGTCACCAGCATTTTCCGGGATGCCTCGGTGCGCGACAACCTGCTGCTGGCCGCGCAGGCGCATAGCGGCACCAGCTTCCGCTTCATGGGCAACCGGGAGCACGACCACCAACTGCTCGACACCGCCATGGCCCTGGCCGAACGGGTCGGCCTGCAGCACGAGTTCGACCACATTGCCGGCGCCTTGCCGCACGGCGGGCAGCGCAAGCTGGATGTCGCGCTGGCCCTGGCCGCACGGCCCAAACTGCTGCTGCTGGATGAGCCCATGGCCGGCATGGGGCAAGACGAATCCGCCCGCATGATCGAACTGATCCGCAGCCTGCGTACCGACATGGCCATCTTGCTGATCGAACACGACATGGATGCCGTGTTCCAGCTGGCCGACCGCGTCACGGTGCTGGTCTACGGCAAGGTGCTGACGTCGGGCACGGCCGCCGCCATCAAATCCAATCCCGAAGTCCAACGGGTCTACCTGGGCACGGAGACACACGCATGA
- a CDS encoding cold-shock protein — translation METGTVKWFNDAKGFGFITADAGGDDLFAHFSEIRTEGFKSLQENQKVSFQVTTGPKGRQASNIQPL, via the coding sequence ATGGAAACCGGTACCGTCAAATGGTTTAACGACGCCAAGGGCTTTGGTTTTATCACGGCTGATGCAGGCGGCGACGATCTGTTTGCACACTTCTCGGAAATCCGCACGGAAGGCTTCAAGTCCCTCCAAGAAAACCAGAAGGTCAGCTTTCAAGTGACCACCGGCCCGAAGGGTCGTCAGGCTTCCAATATCCAGCCTCTGTAA
- a CDS encoding ABC transporter ATP-binding protein, with amino-acid sequence MSAPALLSCRGLEAGYGASQVLFGIDFDIREGEVVTLLGRNGMGKSTTIKTLVGSLAPQGGDIHFTGKSTLGMRPDAIARLGMAIVPEGRQCFPNLSVREHLVAFADNRNGRKDEWTLDRIYGLFPRLKERAQNLGNQLSGGEQQMLAIGRALSTNPRLLILDEATEGLAPVIRDEIWRCLTQLKAAGQTTLIVDKYVERLVEFADRHVILERGNVVWTGSSPDLAADRSLWTRYMGV; translated from the coding sequence ATGAGCGCCCCCGCATTGTTGTCCTGCCGCGGCCTGGAAGCCGGCTACGGCGCCAGCCAGGTGCTGTTCGGCATCGATTTCGATATCCGCGAAGGCGAGGTCGTGACCCTGCTCGGCCGCAACGGCATGGGCAAGAGCACCACGATCAAGACCCTGGTCGGCTCGCTGGCCCCGCAGGGCGGCGATATCCACTTCACCGGCAAATCCACGCTGGGCATGCGCCCCGACGCCATCGCGCGCCTGGGCATGGCCATCGTGCCCGAAGGCCGCCAGTGCTTCCCGAACCTGAGCGTGCGCGAACACCTGGTGGCCTTTGCCGACAACCGCAACGGCCGCAAGGACGAATGGACGCTGGACCGCATCTACGGCCTGTTTCCGCGGCTGAAGGAACGCGCCCAGAACCTGGGCAACCAGCTGTCGGGTGGCGAGCAGCAGATGCTGGCGATCGGCCGGGCGCTGTCCACCAATCCGCGCCTGCTGATCCTGGATGAGGCGACCGAAGGCCTGGCGCCGGTCATCCGCGATGAAATCTGGCGTTGCCTGACCCAATTGAAGGCCGCTGGCCAGACGACGCTGATCGTCGACAAGTACGTGGAACGGCTGGTGGAGTTTGCCGACCGCCATGTGATCCTGGAACGCGGCAACGTGGTGTGGACCGGGTCGTCACCCGACCTGGCCGCCGACCGCAGCCTGTGGACGCGCTACATGGGGGTCTGA
- a CDS encoding LOG family protein, whose translation MNAERATATKARESWHLLGIMSEFFEASERLAQIRPAVSIFGSARIKSDSPLYEKTEKIARLLSDAGFSVISGGGPGIMEAANKGAYEGASPSVGLNIELPFEQNHNPWQNISLSFRHFFPRKVAFVKYASAYVVLPGGFGTLDELFEALTLVQTTQSRRMPIILVGSEFWAGLLDWIRAQPLAQKLVSVGDPDLLQVIDDPQEIVDAIFDFYQAEGFTQSPGERERLLNL comes from the coding sequence GTGAACGCTGAACGCGCCACGGCAACCAAGGCGCGGGAGTCGTGGCATCTGCTGGGGATTATGTCAGAGTTCTTCGAGGCGTCTGAACGACTGGCCCAGATCCGCCCCGCGGTGAGCATCTTCGGCAGTGCCCGGATCAAGAGCGATTCCCCGCTGTACGAAAAGACCGAGAAGATCGCGCGGCTGTTGTCCGATGCCGGCTTTTCCGTCATTTCGGGTGGCGGCCCCGGCATCATGGAAGCGGCCAACAAGGGCGCGTACGAAGGCGCCAGCCCCAGCGTCGGCCTGAATATCGAACTGCCCTTCGAACAGAACCACAACCCCTGGCAGAACATCAGCCTGTCGTTCCGGCACTTCTTCCCGCGCAAGGTGGCGTTCGTGAAGTACGCGTCGGCCTATGTGGTGTTGCCGGGGGGATTTGGCACGCTGGACGAGCTGTTTGAAGCGCTGACCCTGGTGCAGACCACGCAAAGCCGCCGCATGCCCATCATTCTGGTGGGCAGCGAATTCTGGGCCGGCCTGCTGGACTGGATCCGCGCGCAGCCGCTGGCGCAAAAGCTGGTGTCGGTGGGGGATCCGGATCTGCTGCAGGTCATCGACGATCCGCAAGAGATCGTCGATGCCATTTTCGATTTCTACCAGGCCGAAGGCTTCACGCAGTCGCCCGGCGAACGCGAACGACTGCTCAACCTGTAA
- a CDS encoding UvrD-helicase domain-containing protein has product MSLLDNLNPPQLAAVTLEPRHALVLAGAGSGKTRVLTTRMAWLIQTGQVSPHGLMAVTFTNKAAREMLTRMTSMLPINTRGMWIGTFHGLCNRMLRAHHRDAGLPQTFQILDTADQLSSIKRMLKGAGIDDEKFPPRQVQQFINGSKEEGLRHTDVEANDNFNRQLVELYGMYDAQCQREGVVDFSELLLRSYELLSRNAPIREHYQHRFRHILVDEFQDTNRLQYRWLKLLAGGGGAVFAVGDDDQSIYAFRGANVGNMAEFERDFAADQVIRLEQNYRSYGHILDAANMLIRNNSGRLGKNLWTDRGHGEPIRVYEAMSDQQEAQWVVEEIRSLVNDGRLRSQIAILYRSNAQSRVLEHALFSAQVPYKVYGGLRFFERQEIKHALAYLRLMENPHEDTAWMRVVNFPTRGIGARTLEQQADIARTHAISLYSAVGHVAGRGGNNLAQFASLVDRMRFETQNLPLHEIVEHVIEASGLIAHYQTEKEGTERIENLRELVNAAAAFASEDGYAADDAGALATTLPETGQVLPSPLAAFLSHAALEAGDNQASLGQDAVQLMTVHAAKGLEFEAVFISGMEEGLFPHENSILEPAGLEEERRLMYVAITRARERLYMSFSQTRMLHGQTRYHMRSRFLTEVPEESLKWLTPKMGLAKGMDTAPAWGRSSAWIDSESADGVSMGRSRGKDVHGYVGAAETYSSRRTAQAGVEVNGKTFMVGQSVAHPRFGEGVIVHLQGAGQDAQVQINFSGSGTKTLALGVAKLDPI; this is encoded by the coding sequence ATGTCCTTGCTCGACAACCTCAATCCCCCCCAGCTTGCCGCCGTTACCCTTGAGCCTCGCCACGCCCTGGTGCTGGCCGGGGCAGGCAGCGGCAAGACGCGTGTATTGACGACGCGCATGGCCTGGCTCATCCAGACGGGGCAGGTAAGCCCGCACGGCCTGATGGCGGTCACCTTCACCAACAAGGCGGCCCGCGAGATGCTGACGCGGATGACGTCCATGCTGCCCATCAACACGCGCGGCATGTGGATCGGCACCTTCCACGGGCTGTGCAACCGCATGCTGCGGGCGCATCACCGCGATGCCGGCCTGCCGCAAACCTTCCAGATCCTGGATACCGCCGACCAGCTGTCGTCGATCAAGCGGATGTTGAAGGGCGCCGGCATCGATGACGAAAAATTCCCGCCGCGCCAGGTGCAGCAGTTCATCAACGGGTCCAAGGAAGAGGGCCTGCGCCACACCGACGTCGAAGCCAACGACAACTTTAACCGCCAGCTGGTCGAGCTGTATGGCATGTACGACGCCCAGTGCCAGCGCGAAGGGGTGGTCGACTTTTCGGAATTGCTGCTGCGCAGCTATGAATTGCTGTCGCGCAACGCGCCGATCCGCGAGCACTACCAGCACCGTTTCCGCCACATCCTGGTCGACGAGTTCCAGGATACGAACCGCCTGCAGTACCGCTGGCTGAAATTGCTGGCGGGCGGGGGCGGCGCCGTCTTTGCCGTGGGCGACGACGACCAGTCCATCTATGCCTTCCGCGGCGCGAACGTCGGCAATATGGCCGAGTTCGAACGCGACTTCGCGGCTGACCAGGTGATCCGTCTGGAACAGAACTACCGTTCCTACGGCCACATCCTGGACGCGGCCAACATGCTGATCCGGAACAATTCCGGCCGGCTCGGCAAGAACCTGTGGACCGATCGCGGCCATGGCGAGCCGATCCGCGTGTATGAAGCCATGTCGGACCAGCAGGAAGCGCAATGGGTGGTCGAAGAAATCCGCTCGCTGGTCAACGATGGGCGCCTGCGTAGCCAGATCGCCATCCTGTACCGCAGCAACGCCCAGTCGCGCGTGCTGGAACATGCGCTGTTCTCGGCGCAGGTGCCCTACAAGGTGTACGGCGGCCTGCGATTCTTTGAACGCCAGGAAATCAAGCACGCGCTGGCCTATCTGCGCCTGATGGAAAATCCGCACGAAGACACGGCCTGGATGCGCGTCGTGAATTTCCCGACGCGCGGCATTGGCGCGCGCACGCTGGAACAGCAGGCCGACATCGCCCGCACTCACGCCATCAGCCTGTATTCGGCCGTGGGACACGTGGCAGGGCGGGGCGGCAACAACCTGGCCCAGTTTGCGTCGCTGGTCGATCGCATGCGCTTTGAAACCCAAAATCTGCCGCTGCACGAAATCGTCGAACACGTGATCGAGGCCAGCGGCCTGATCGCGCACTACCAGACCGAAAAGGAAGGCACCGAGCGCATCGAGAACTTGCGCGAACTGGTGAACGCGGCGGCGGCGTTTGCGTCCGAAGACGGCTATGCCGCCGATGACGCGGGCGCCCTGGCGACGACCCTGCCCGAGACCGGACAGGTGCTGCCATCACCGCTGGCCGCCTTCCTGTCGCACGCCGCACTTGAAGCCGGCGACAACCAGGCCAGCCTGGGCCAGGACGCCGTGCAGCTGATGACCGTGCATGCCGCCAAGGGGCTTGAGTTTGAGGCGGTCTTCATTTCGGGCATGGAAGAAGGCCTGTTCCCGCACGAGAACAGCATCCTCGAGCCCGCCGGACTGGAAGAGGAACGCCGCCTGATGTATGTGGCGATCACGCGCGCACGCGAACGGCTGTACATGAGCTTTTCGCAGACCCGCATGCTGCATGGCCAGACGCGCTACCACATGCGGTCGCGCTTCCTGACCGAAGTGCCGGAAGAATCCCTGAAGTGGCTCACGCCCAAGATGGGGCTGGCCAAGGGCATGGATACGGCGCCGGCCTGGGGAAGGTCGTCGGCCTGGATCGATAGTGAATCGGCCGATGGCGTCAGCATGGGCCGCAGCCGGGGCAAGGACGTGCACGGCTATGTCGGCGCGGCCGAGACGTATTCCAGCCGACGCACGGCGCAGGCAGGCGTCGAGGTCAACGGAAAGACGTTCATGGTGGGACAAAGCGTGGCGCATCCCCGCTTTGGGGAAGGGGTGATCGTTCATCTGCAAGGCGCCGGGCAGGACGCCCAGGTGCAGATCAACTTCAGTGGGTCGGGCACCAAGACCCTGGCGCTCGGCGTGGCCAAGCTGGATCCGATCTGA
- a CDS encoding homoserine kinase: MAVFTPVDEADARSLLQRFSLGELRSLRGISSGIENTNYFLSTTTGEYVLTLFERLTHAQLPFYIDLMSHLAEHQVPVPHPQATHDGARITELHGKPSAIVTRLPGQCQMQPGAVHNALVGGTLARMHLAGQDFAVNQPNLLGVEWWAKTAPVVAPHLPADAADMLRDEVAAQVAAAATDAQRALPSGPAHCDLFRDNVLFAGTPDAPELGGFIDFYFAGCDTWLFDVAVCINDWSIDHATGEIRADLADAFLTAYAAERPFTDAERAAWPLMLRAAALRFWMSRLFDFYLPRPAQTLTPHDPTHFERVLRLRRAHTPLVLP, translated from the coding sequence ATGGCCGTCTTCACCCCCGTCGATGAGGCTGACGCCCGTTCGTTGCTCCAGCGCTTTTCGCTTGGCGAGCTTCGTTCCCTGCGCGGCATCTCTTCCGGCATCGAAAATACCAACTATTTCCTGTCGACGACCACGGGCGAATACGTCCTGACGCTGTTCGAGCGGCTGACCCACGCGCAGCTGCCCTTCTACATCGACCTGATGAGCCACCTGGCCGAACATCAGGTGCCGGTGCCCCACCCGCAAGCGACGCACGACGGCGCGCGCATCACCGAACTGCACGGCAAGCCCAGCGCGATCGTGACGCGGCTGCCGGGACAGTGCCAGATGCAGCCGGGCGCCGTGCATAACGCCCTGGTGGGCGGCACCCTGGCGCGCATGCACCTGGCCGGCCAGGATTTCGCGGTCAACCAGCCCAACCTGCTGGGCGTGGAATGGTGGGCAAAGACGGCGCCGGTCGTGGCGCCCCACCTTCCGGCCGACGCGGCCGACATGCTGCGCGACGAAGTGGCCGCGCAGGTCGCCGCAGCGGCGACCGACGCGCAGCGTGCCCTGCCCTCCGGCCCGGCCCACTGCGACCTGTTCCGCGACAACGTCCTGTTTGCCGGCACGCCCGATGCGCCCGAACTGGGCGGCTTCATCGACTTCTACTTTGCCGGCTGCGACACCTGGCTGTTCGACGTGGCGGTCTGCATCAACGACTGGTCGATCGACCACGCCACCGGCGAGATCCGCGCCGACCTGGCCGACGCCTTCCTGACCGCCTATGCCGCCGAACGCCCCTTTACCGACGCCGAACGCGCCGCCTGGCCCCTGATGCTGCGCGCCGCGGCGCTGCGCTTCTGGATGTCCCGGCTGTTCGACTTCTATCTGCCCCGTCCGGCCCAGACCCTGACGCCGCACGATCCCACCCATTTCGAGCGCGTCCTGCGGCTGCGCCGCGCGCACACTCCCCTGGTCCTGCCTTGA
- a CDS encoding amidase family protein translates to MTVSIKLRPLGVFASSTIVCAILASCGGSDQDTVIRLNPNRAPFPLVEATIAGMHAAMKQGQLSCRDVVQGYIARINAYDKEPSAAFPASPALRSVIAINPNALAEADKLDAAFFGTQNFTGPMHCVPVLAKDNFDTFDMKTTAGSLALANNQPPDDAYTIRKIRAAGAIILGKANLDEYAFGFVGRSAVGGQAKNAYDPTKGPGGSSSGTGTSIAANFAMVGLGTDTGGSVRVPSALEALVGIRPSLRLVSQDGIVPLAHAQDTAGPMCRTVEDCAVLLDAMVGFDPSTGSGQRAAKIYNAPLFPNAGAYAAATKVPTTYTTSLRADGLRGARIGVVRSMFPAATAANQPFLDALNTALTEMAAAGAVLQDIDIDDRTTVLGYPSLSGYEFRDNLTEYLLSWPSTGDGHPRSYDEVSTLLSTLEPTFVNSFEGYRANGTNKESKPAYLTYTSGERDNVVITRVTKALGNNGGTPFDVLVYPVLQGLNTAVGSSPNSGSNNRLSPYSGFPAMTIVAGFATPVGATTPAQPVGLEMLAREFDEPTLFKIGYGWQQTAKKRRPPTTAPELMAAPQG, encoded by the coding sequence ATGACTGTGAGCATCAAGCTGCGGCCGCTGGGCGTGTTTGCCAGCAGCACGATCGTGTGCGCCATTCTTGCCTCGTGCGGCGGCAGTGACCAGGACACCGTGATCCGGCTCAATCCGAACCGTGCCCCGTTCCCGCTGGTCGAGGCGACCATCGCCGGCATGCATGCCGCCATGAAGCAGGGGCAGCTGTCGTGCCGCGACGTGGTGCAGGGCTACATAGCCCGCATCAACGCCTATGACAAGGAACCCAGCGCCGCCTTTCCGGCCAGCCCCGCGCTGCGCAGCGTGATCGCGATCAATCCGAACGCGCTGGCCGAGGCCGACAAGCTCGACGCCGCCTTCTTTGGCACGCAGAACTTTACCGGGCCGATGCATTGCGTCCCGGTGCTGGCGAAAGACAACTTCGACACGTTTGACATGAAGACGACGGCCGGTTCGCTGGCCCTGGCCAACAATCAGCCGCCCGACGACGCCTACACGATCCGCAAGATCCGTGCGGCCGGCGCCATCATCCTGGGCAAGGCCAACCTGGACGAATACGCCTTTGGTTTTGTCGGCCGGTCAGCCGTCGGCGGGCAGGCCAAGAATGCGTACGACCCGACCAAGGGTCCGGGCGGATCGTCCTCGGGCACGGGCACGTCAATCGCCGCCAACTTTGCCATGGTCGGGCTGGGTACCGACACTGGCGGATCGGTGCGGGTGCCGTCGGCACTCGAAGCCCTGGTCGGCATCCGCCCCAGCCTGCGCCTGGTCAGCCAGGATGGCATCGTGCCCCTGGCGCACGCGCAGGACACGGCCGGCCCCATGTGCCGGACGGTGGAAGACTGCGCCGTGCTGCTCGACGCCATGGTGGGGTTCGATCCTTCCACTGGCAGCGGCCAGCGCGCCGCCAAGATCTATAACGCGCCGCTGTTCCCGAATGCCGGCGCCTATGCGGCCGCCACCAAGGTGCCGACCACCTACACCACGTCCTTGCGGGCCGACGGCCTGCGCGGCGCGCGGATCGGCGTGGTGCGCAGCATGTTCCCGGCCGCCACCGCGGCCAATCAGCCGTTCCTGGATGCGCTGAACACGGCCCTGACCGAAATGGCAGCGGCCGGCGCGGTGCTGCAGGACATCGATATCGACGACCGCACCACGGTGCTGGGCTACCCCAGCCTGTCGGGCTATGAGTTCAGGGACAATCTGACCGAGTACCTGCTGTCGTGGCCCTCGACAGGGGACGGGCACCCGCGTTCGTATGACGAGGTCTCGACCCTCTTGTCGACGCTGGAACCGACGTTCGTCAACAGCTTCGAAGGCTATCGCGCCAATGGCACCAACAAGGAAAGCAAGCCGGCCTACCTGACCTACACCAGTGGCGAGCGCGACAACGTCGTCATCACCCGGGTGACCAAGGCGCTGGGCAACAACGGCGGCACGCCCTTCGATGTGCTGGTGTATCCGGTGCTGCAGGGGCTGAACACTGCCGTGGGCAGCTCGCCCAACTCGGGCAGCAACAACCGGCTGAGCCCGTACAGCGGCTTTCCGGCCATGACCATCGTGGCGGGTTTTGCCACGCCCGTGGGCGCGACCACCCCGGCCCAGCCGGTCGGCCTGGAAATGCTGGCGCGGGAATTCGACGAGCCCACCCTGTTCAAGATCGGCTACGGCTGGCAGCAGACGGCCAAGAAGCGCCGTCCGCCCACCACCGCGCCGGAACTGATGGCGGCGCCGCAGGGCTGA
- a CDS encoding BPSS1780 family membrane protein, whose protein sequence is MQAASLPMSAGWHWVRDGFGLFKRQPIAMFTWALTIGFLVLVATMIPPIGPLLFVTLMPVVTVMTLVACRQILAGKAVMPLRLFLILKTPGLAKRLFGMGAVYVVIVMLAGMVAFLPFMDTLRDALQGVTDDDLSPVLVAMRTPIILFAIFYVSVAAMFWHAPVLVAWHNLSLRKALFFSAVACWRNKGAFIVYGLVWFGAVAGLELLGSLLEGIGLPEGVAGLVQMPLNFFAAAVLYCSFYPAYESVFGEPDTPEAQQMI, encoded by the coding sequence ATGCAAGCCGCTTCCTTGCCCATGAGCGCCGGCTGGCACTGGGTCCGTGACGGATTCGGCCTGTTCAAGCGCCAGCCCATCGCCATGTTCACGTGGGCCCTGACCATCGGTTTCCTGGTTCTGGTGGCCACCATGATCCCGCCGATCGGTCCGCTGCTCTTCGTGACGCTGATGCCGGTGGTGACCGTGATGACGCTGGTGGCCTGCCGCCAGATCCTGGCCGGCAAGGCGGTCATGCCGCTGCGCCTGTTCCTGATCCTGAAAACACCGGGCCTGGCCAAGCGCCTGTTCGGCATGGGCGCCGTGTATGTGGTGATCGTGATGCTGGCGGGCATGGTCGCCTTCCTGCCCTTCATGGACACCCTGCGAGACGCGTTGCAGGGCGTGACCGACGACGACCTGTCGCCAGTCCTGGTCGCCATGCGCACGCCGATCATCCTGTTCGCCATCTTCTATGTGAGCGTGGCCGCCATGTTCTGGCATGCGCCAGTGCTGGTCGCCTGGCATAACCTGAGCCTGCGCAAGGCACTGTTCTTTTCGGCCGTGGCCTGCTGGCGCAACAAGGGCGCGTTCATCGTTTATGGACTGGTCTGGTTCGGCGCGGTGGCGGGCCTGGAACTGCTGGGCAGCCTGCTCGAAGGCATCGGCCTGCCGGAAGGCGTGGCGGGGCTGGTGCAGATGCCGCTGAACTTCTTTGCGGCGGCGGTGCTGTACTGCAGCTTCTACCCGGCCTACGAAAGCGTGTTCGGCGAGCCGGATACGCCTGAAGCGCAGCAAATGATTTGA
- the infA gene encoding translation initiation factor IF-1, with protein sequence MAKEDLIEMEGVVAEVLPSTSFRVTLENGMEVAAYASGKMRKHRIRILAGDKVTMELSPYDLTKGRISFRHKDERSGPPSTPRPPRR encoded by the coding sequence ATGGCTAAAGAAGACCTTATTGAAATGGAAGGCGTCGTCGCCGAAGTGCTTCCGTCCACCAGCTTCCGGGTCACCCTGGAAAACGGCATGGAAGTCGCGGCCTACGCGTCGGGCAAGATGCGCAAGCACCGGATCCGTATCCTGGCCGGCGACAAGGTGACGATGGAATTGTCGCCCTACGACCTGACCAAGGGACGCATCAGCTTCCGCCACAAAGACGAGCGTTCGGGTCCCCCGAGCACGCCACGTCCTCCGCGCCGTTAA